From the genome of Luteibacter rhizovicinus DSM 16549:
ATCGTTATCGCCACGGTCCAGAACCGGGACGATGGTCGTCCTGGCAGGCGGGACGAACAACGCGATGTGTCGCTTATCTGTTATGCGTAATCTTCATGGCTGGCGCTCTGGATTGCATATGTTGCAACGCAACAACGGCGAGAGCGCCGCGGTAGAAGTTGGTGCACCGATAGCGTCGGCGATTGCGTGGAGATTGGTCGCGCAGAGCCTTCGGGGGGGTGGGCTTGAGGCAAAGAGCCTTCGGTGTCCACCCTCGCTGCTCAGACAGGTCCTCCGCGTTCCGTACCGGAAAGGCCGCTAACGCGGCCCGTGCCTATTTGGCCTGCGGCCGCTCCACTTGTGCGGAACTCGCCTCGAGGGTGGACACCGAAGGCTCTTCCCATCCTTGAGGTTCGTGCGGGTCGAGCCGACGAAGCAACGCCGCTTTGGCTGCTGGCTTTTCGCCATCGCCAAACGGTCGACCCGGCGCGCCGGTCGCGATCGTCCGCGCGCGAGACGGCGCAGCGGGAGGAAGGCGCTCACCGAGCCGGGATGGTCGTGTCAGCACGACTGCCGTAACGGCTCGCTTCGGCGGCTACACCCACGCCAACGGCTCGCCTTCCCGCTAACCGTATCGTCGTGAGAGACCTTGGTGTCCACCCTCGAGGCGAGTTCCGCACAAGTGGAGCGGCCGTAGGCCAGATAAGTACACGGGCCGCGTTAGCGGCCATTCCTTTACGGAACGCGGAGGACCTGTCTGAGCAGCGAGGGTGGGCACCAAGGTCTCCTGCGCGCGACGCCCAAGTGTACGCAGCGACAGCGACGGCGAAGCCGAGCCGCCCCCCCAGCCCGAGATTGCGCGAAGAACGTTATTCCATGGGATCCAGGCGGCCTTCGGCAATCAGCTCGTCGACCAGCGTGAGGGTACGTTCGGTGATGCTGCTCATCGGCCGCTGGGTCGGAGTGGCCACGACCAGACGCGTGACGATGCTGGGCATCACGATGGGCACGGCACGCAGGTGGTGTTCGCCACGCCGTGCAAGCAGTGCATTGCGCGAGAGGACACCATAGCCGACGCCACGCTCCACCAGGTCGAGCAGGGAGCGCACGGCGTCGATCTCGAGACGGATGTCGAGCGACACGCCGTAACGCGCCGCATCCGCCTCGATCAGCTGCCGCACGGAATGCAGGGGCGACGGAATGATCAGCGGGTACTGGCCCAGCGTTCCCAGCGGGACGCTGTCGGGCAGCGCGCGTCCGTCGTGCGTGCTGCCGATCAGGTAAAGCTCTTCGGAATGCACGTGGCGGAAGCGCATGTTCGCGTTCACGGCCGGGTTGTACAGCAGCGCGCAGTCCAGCCGGCCCAGTTGCAGCCACTCCAGCAGGCTTGCGCTCAAGGCCTCGACCACGCTGATCTGCGCGGCGGGATAGCGCTCGCGGAAGCGCATCACCAGCTCGACCGTCAACAGCGAACCGATGCTCGGCGGCACGCCGATGGCGAGCTTGCCGGCCTGCACGCCACGTGCCTGCCCGAGTTGCAGGCGTGCCACTTCCACCTGGCGGAGGATGCCGCGCCCGTGTTCGACGAGCTCGCGGCCCGCCTCGGTGGCGACGACGCCGCGGCCGTTGCGTTCCAGCAAGTGGGTGCCCAGCTCCATCTCCAACTGCCGCACCTGGCGGCTGAGCAGGGACTGGGAGACATCCAGCGTCGCGGCGGCACGGGTGAGGCTGCCGAACTCGACGATGCGGATGAAGCTCTGCAGATGTTTCAGGTCCAAGGTTGCGTCGCGCACCAGGTATCCAGGGTGGTCCGATTATGGCGCGAATACCGCGCGGGCGGCGTCACTGACTGCCCGGGCCGCCCATGTTCACCATGACGCGCAGGCCGATCACGATCGCGTTGGCCGGCACGCGCTTCACGCCTACCGTATTGCCGAGGATGTCCGGGCTGACGATGTACTGCAGATTCGGGACCAGGCTGACCACCGGGAACAGCTTGTAGCTGTAGTTGAGTTCGGTCATCCATTCGTTGCGTGCGAAGTGATCGTTCGTGCCGCTGTTCTTGTGGATCAGGTCGTCTTCGTAACCGACGGCCTTGCGGCTGAAGCGGAACAGCGTGCCCTGGAAACCGAGCGAGTCGTTCGGGCGGGCGGCTGACAGGCCGGTCCACAGCAGGCCGAACGTGGACTGCAGCGTGTAGTTCTCGGCATTGTCCAGCGGGCCTGTGAGCGAGCCGAACACCGCGAGATTACGTGTATTGCTGTTGGGATCCGGCTTCCAGACGACTTTGTCGGCGAGTACGTAGACACCGTAGCGCCCGCCGTCGTAGTTGCGCGCCGTGCCGCCGACGAGGCCGCGATGCAGGCCCTTGGTGTTCAGTTCCGGATCGGTGAAATCCGCGGAGTTGTACCAGCCGCCGATCTTCAGGTGCTTCGGGTAGGGGTCGTTGGCGAAGCTGGTTTCATAGCCGGCTTCGACCGGAATCATCACGCCGGTCGCGTTGTTGATGCCCAGGTCCAGACCGTTGTTGTTGCGTCGCTCGGGATTGATTTCGAAGGCGCCGATCGACAGGTAGCGCGCATCCGGCTGGTACTTCACACGCGCGCCCCAGTTCACGTACGGGAAGCCGCTGAAGCCACCCGTGGTGTTGGTCAGCTGGTACGGACAATCCGGGGCGCTGACGAAACGACAGCCATACGTGGAGCGCGCGAACTGCCAGGTCGCATTGAGGCGACCGGCGAGCACGTTGATGTGACTATCGGAAAACTGCTGCTCCCAGCTGAACTGGGCGAGCTGCCACTGGCGCTTTGGATACCAGTAGCCCTGCACTTTCTGCACCACGCCGATATCGTCGGCCGCGACGCTGTGGCCGTAGTAGCGGGCGAAGGTGATGTGCATCTTGCCGCCATCGATGCCGGCGAGCTTGCCCATGTCCAGATCCGCGCCGCCGACCGCGCCACCGCCGTTGGTCGCGCCCAGGCGCTCGCCACCGCGCACATTGCCGGCCCAATCGTTGGCCCAGACAAAGCGCAGCGAAATCCCGTCGTCACGCAGCCGGTCTACCGGGCCACCCGTGTCCTTCGGCTTCTCCGGCGTCGTCTGGCGAGGTTCCTGCGCATCGGGAGTCGTCTGCGCGACGGCAGCGGAAGCGGCGACCGCAAACAAGGCGGCAATGGCGAAGCGATGGATCATCGGTGGAAGCCCCTGGAGAAACCGCCGGATGATGGCGGAGCGGGGCGATGCTGTCGGCCGGGAGGTCGCAGAACAATGCGATCGGGGAACTATCAGGTATGCACAGAACGCATGGCTTGCATTACGTCATGAATATTGTGCATCGCAACATGCGATCAGGGCCTCCGAGGCAGGCCCTGACGCAATCAGGCCATGCGCGATTGCGGCGGTGGCACATGAGCCGCGGCGCACAAGGATTCAGGCAAGCCGACTTCCCCGTAGGCCTCCAGATAATGCCCAAGGGTCGTGGCGAAGGTCGGGTCGGATGGCCAGCGCTCGTGCGTCGCGGACATCGCCTGGCCCTGAACGTAGGCGAGCAGCTCCACGCATTCGTGGCGGTATCCCAGGGAGAGGAAACGAGCCGCCGCCCGGGTCGACTCACCCAGGGGAGCAGCCGAGAATCCCGAGGCCCGGGGGTCTTCGACCCGTAGACCAGCGGCCGAGCAGGCCAGCTTCAGTGCGAGCGCTTCGCGCAGGACGGCGTCGAAATCCGCCGCCTTATACCGGCAACGGTCGCTCCACCAGGTCCAGTAGTGGATGGTGTCGCCCAAGGCATGCATGGCCGAGGCAACCAGCGAGGCGCCGCCCTGGACCGGCCGCTCGCTCACGACGAGCGCGACGCTCTCACCCGCCGTGAGTCGAAACGCCTTCCCCGCCACCCCCTCGTCAAAGGCCAGCAGACGCGAACAGGCCACATGCCAGCCCGGTGCGGGAGCCGCTTCAGCGGCGATAGTCCACAGCGCGCAGGACAGCTCGAAGGCCACCTCCCCCTCGGTGCACGTAACGATCCGCACGAAGCGACCGGAAGAAATCGCCTCGGCCTGCCCCGGTCTTCCCTCGGCCAGGGCCATGAAGTCGACCACGCGGAGCTCCCCCGAGGCCGTGTGGGCCGTGGACTCCAGGACATTGGTGCCCGGGACGTAGGCGGCCACCCAGGCGGGATCGCCGTCCACGGCGAGCGTCATCAGGGACTGCTGCGGGTCCACCGGCCGGAGCAGGCCGGCGTCCCGGTTCAGCGCGAGCTGGACCACCGACGCATCGGCCCGCACCCGGCCGAAGCCGCGCAGATCGCCGACGGGCAGGCCGCAGGCGGTCTGCCGTTCCAGGGTAATGGCGGCAAGCTCTTGTTGGGACACTAGTGTTTTCCTGGCGTCGTGGGGAGGAACGCCGAGCGGCGCGCAGGTTGCAGGGCGGGCCGACAAGGCGGTGTGAATCCCGCGCGAGCAAAGCGACGACGTACTGTGCGATTTACTTACGCCTTCCCGTTTAGGATTAGGCCAGGTGCAGACATCGAGACGGCAGTCATGAGCGAAAAAGACCTCCCCCACGTACCCGGCGTCAGTGACTACGACGGCGCTGCCGGCGGGTGGGGCGCCCTCGGCGCCGTGGCCCGCGCCGTCAGCGGACAGCTGGCCCTGGGTCGCGAGACCATCGCCCTGCACCGGATGAACCAGCCGGCCGGATTCGACTGCCCCGGCTGCGCCTGGCCGGACCCCAAGGAAACCTCCTCCTTCGAGTTCTGCGAGAACGGCGCCAAGGCGGTGACCTGGGAAGCCACGGCCAAGCGGGTGAAGCCGGAGTTCTTTGCGAAAAACACGGTCGCCGACCTGTGGAACCTGACCGATTACACGCTCGAGGGCTTTGGGCGAATCACCCACCCGATGGCCTACGACCGTGCCAGCGACACCTACCAGGCGATCGAGTGGGACGAGGCGTTCCGTCGCATCGGCGAAGCGCTGCGCGCCCTGCCCGACCCGAACATGGCCGAGTTCTACACCTCCGGACGTGCCTCGAACGAAGCCGCGTTCCTTTATCAGCTGTTCGTCCGCGAATACGGCACGAACAATTTCCCCGACTGCTCGAACATGTGCCACGAAGCGACCAGCGTCGGCCTGCCGAAGTCGATCGGTTCCGGCAAGGGCACCGTGCTGCTCGAGGATTTCGACCATTGCGATGCGATCTTCTGCATCGGCCACAACCCCGGCACCAATCATCCGCGCATGCTGTCGACCTTGCGCGAAGCGTCGCTGCGCGGCGTGCCGATCGTGGTGCTCAATCCGCTGCCCGAGCGCGGCCTGGAACGTTTCACCTCGCCACAGCACCCGGTGGAAATGCTGACCAACAGCTCGGTGCGCATCGCTTCCACCTATTACAAGCTGAAGATCGGCGGCGACGTGGCCGTGCTCAAGGGCATGATGAAATACCTGCTTGCCGCCGACCGTGCAGCGACCGGCGCCGGCCAGCCCGGCGTGATCGATCGCGCGTTCATCGAGGCGAACACCACCGGCTACGAAGCCCTGGTCGACGACATCGAGGCCACGAGCTGGGACGCCATCGAGGCGAAGTCCGGACTGAGCCGCGCCGAGATCGAAGCCGCCGGCGACATCTACGCCAAGGCCGAGCGCACGATCGTCTGTTACGGCATGGGCATCACCCAGCACGCTCACGGCACCGAGAACGTGCAGCAGATCGCCAACCTCCTGCTCCTGCGCGGCAATATCGGGCGCCAGGGCGCGGGGATCTGCCCGCTGCGCGGACACAGCAACGTGCAGGGCGACCGCACCGTCGGCATCACCGAAAAACCCAACGACGAACTCAACCACGGGATTCGCAGCACCTACGGCTTCGAGCCGCCGGTGGAACACGGGCACGATGCGGTCGCCGCGGTGATCGCGATCCGCGAAGGCCGCTCGAAGGCGCTCGTCGCACTCGGCGGCAACCTGGCCGTCGCCATGCCCGATACCGAAGAGACCTTCGCGGCGATGCGCGGGCTCGATCTGGCCGTGCACATCGCGACCAAGCTCAACCGTTCGCACCTCATCCTGGCAAAGCAATCCTTCATCCTCCCTTGCCTGGGCCGCACCGAGCTGGACGTACAGGCGACCGGTCCGCAATCGGTCACCGTCGAGGATTCGATGTCGATGGTGCATGCGTCTGCCGGAAGCCTGAAGCCGGCGTCCGAACACCTTCGTTCGGAGCCGTGGATCGTGCGCGGCATCGCCAGGGCGACCCTGCCGCAAACGCGGGTCGACTGGGATGGCCTGGTCGCCGATTACGACCTGATCCGCGACGACATCGAGAAGGTCTTTCCGATCTTCTTCGACTTCAACCAGCGCGTACGCCAGCCGGGCGGTTTCCGGTTGCGCGTGGCCGCAAGCGAACGCGATTGGGCAACGCCCGACAAACGCGCGCAGTTCCTTCTTGCTCGTGGCCTCGACGAGGATCCCCTGCCGGATGAAGACAACCTCATGCTGACGACGATACGCTCGCACGATCAGTACAACACCACGATCTACGGGTTGAACGATCGCTACCGCGGCGTCACCGGCAGGCGCGATGTGATCTTCATGCACGCCAAGGATCTCGCCGCGCGCGGTCTCAAGCATGGCGACCGGATCGACGTGGTCGCTACCGGCGTCAATGCCGCCGATGGCAAGCGGCGCGCGGTGGATGGCTTCGTCGCGGTGGAATACGACATCGCGGAGGGATCGGTGGCGATGTACTACCCGGAAGGCAATGCGCTGATCGCCCTGGAAAGCCACGACCGTCGATCCGGCACGCCAGCGTACAAGTCGGTGCCCGTACGCATCACGCGCTCCACCGTGCAGGGCGCCAAACGCCCGAAGCGGCAGGCCGCGCATGCCGTCTGACCGACACGTGCCCACCGGCACGGCCACGCGGCCGGTGCTGCGCGTGGAACGCGGCATCGCGAGCGCGGACGACGATCGCCTGGCCGAGGAGGTGCCCGTCGCCATGCATGTCGACGGCGAGCCATTCGCGGTGATGATGGCGACGCCGATGGATCTGGAAGACTTCGCGCGTGGCTTCGCCCTGACCGAGGGGCGGGTCGGTTCCATCGACGAGATCGAACGGATCGACGTACAGGAAGTGCTCGAAGGCATCACCGTCAACATCCGTACGGCAAAAACCTGTGGGAGCCGCTTCAGCGGCGATGGGAGCTTGCCGAGGGAATCACCCGATCGCTCCGCAGGGATCGCCGATGAAATCGGCTCCTACAAGGAGCACGCCTTGCCGCGCCAGTTGCCTGGACGTAGCGGTTGCGGCATTTGTGGAAGCCGGGAACTCGAAGACGTGGTGCGCCGCCCGGAACCCGTGGGCCTCGGCCCGACCATCGGCGTCGACGCCATCGAGCGGGCGCTCGAGTCGCTGCGCGCGTTACAACCGGTCAATGCCTTTACCGGCTCCGTCCACGCCGCCGCCTGGGCGCTTCCCGACGGCGCGATCGTCTGCGTACGCGAGGATGTCGGCCGACATAATGCGCTGGACAAATTGATCGGCGCGATGAGTACGGCACACATCGACGCCAACGACGGTTTCGTGGTGATCACGAGCCGGGCAAGCTACGAAATGGTGACCAAGGCCGCGGTCGCCGGGATCGCCATCGTCGTCGCGATCTCCGCGCCGACGGCGCTTGCCGTGCATCTGGCCAGCGATTGCGGCCTGACGCTGATCGGGTTCGCGCGGCCGGGGCGGTTCAACGTCTATACCCGGCCACAACGGATCATCTGACCGGTTTCAGCTTCGGCGACGGCGCAGGCTGTCCTTGACGTCGACGTCGAAGCGCACGGTTGTCGCCACCGTGTCGTGGCCGGGGATGTCGAACACCAGGCCATCCTTGCTTGGCAGACGTGACTCCAGCGCCGATAGTTCGCTCATGGGTACCTTGAGGCGCCACTCATGGGCATTACCCTCGAGCGTGCAGGTCACCGCGTCGGTCGCGTCGACCGAGTAGCGCATGACGAAGGCCTTGCCGAACGCCGTCGAGCCGAGCAAGGCAATATTGCCGAGCAATTCGCCCAGTTCTTCTTCGTCGATCCTCACGCGGACCGTATCGTTCTCCAGCTGTACCCTCATGCGTTCGCCTCGCGCCATTCGTCGGGAGTGTTGCAGTTGGCCAGGAAGAGCGGATCCAGCCCGTCCAGGGGCAGTGTGGTCGTGCCGATGCGCGCCTGCAAGGCGGACACCGAGCGTTCGCGACCGGTCAGTGTCATCAGCGTAGCCAGCGCGTCACGCGTGCCGGCGTTCAACGTGAGCCGCATCGGCAGGGGATGACCCTCCCAACGCGTCGCCGGCAGGCTTCGCTGCGCAAGCAAGGGCATGAGTACCTCCGCTCCCAGCCGTGGCATGTCGACAGGCACGACAACCAACTCGGCGTCGGGAAGGACTGCAGCGGCACTGGCCATGCCGCCCACGGGACCCGTGCCCGCCCAGCGGTCGGGAATACCGCCGGGACGCGAACCACTCACGGCCACCAGGTCGACACCCAGGCCGCGCAGCGTCCGTGCGGTACGGTCGAGCATCGTCACGCCATCGACTTCCATCAGCGCCTTGTCTTCGCCCATCCGCGACGACAGGCCGCCGGCGAGAATCAGGCCGATGATCATGAGGCGTCCGTGGGATCAAGTGGCCACGTGTCGACCGAGTCCACACGCCCCTCCACGGCCGACCACCAGACATTCGCTTGGGTATACGGCAGGATCCGATAGGCCGCCTGCGCGGGCGTCATCCTGACGATCGGATGTCCGCCCTCGTCATGGGCGAACTCACCGAGACCGAAATACTGCAGGCCCTCGCGCGTCGAGGGAGCGACGTCCAATCGCGCGCGGCGTGGCTGCTCCGGCGCCAGCCCTGCCATCGCCCGCAACACCGGAGCGACAAAGAAGCGGTAGCCGACTGCCACGGCGATCGGGTTGCCGGGCAAGGCAACGACCAGCGGACCACGGTCGAAGCACGCGGCCAGCAACGGCTTGCCCGGACGGATGGCGACCTTGTGGAACAGCTCGCGCGCGCCCAGCGAGGCGAGCGCGGCAGGTACGAAGTCGAAGCGCCCCGCGGACACCGCCCCGGTGGTGACGATCAGGTCGGCATGCGCTGCCAGCGCATCGCGAACCGCGAGATAGAAGGCGTCGCCGTGATCCGCGACCCGTGTGCGCCCTGTCGCTTCGACGCCCCAACGGGCGAGGCTCGACGCCAAGAAGGGGCCATTGGAATCGTGGATACCAGCCAACGGAAGAGGTCCGCCCGGATTGAGTTCGCTTCCCGTGTTGATGATCGCCACGCGTGGCCGTCGCACGACATCGACCTGCGCGATGCCAAGGGCCGCCAGCAACATGATCGCCGCGGGATCCACCCGCCTCATCGCGGTCAAGGCGACCGTCCCGGCATCAATGTCGCTGCCCGCACGACGCACATTCTGGCCGCGACGTTCATCCGCAACGAAGCGCACGCGATCGCCCTGGCGCTCAGCGCGCTCCACGGGCACGACGGTATCGAATCTCGCTGGCATGCGTGCGCCGGTGGCGATCTCGCAGGCCTCTGCGTCGGGATAGTCGTCAGTGTCGTCGCCGGCGGCATGCATGGCGCCGACGAGATAGGTGGAGCCTGCGGCGATCGCCTCGCCGGGCGCCCGCACGGCGAAGCCATCCATGGCGGCATTGTCGAAGCCCGGCAGCGCATGGGGGCTGACGATGTCGCTGGCGAGGAAACGCCCCGATACGGCATCGATGTCGACACGCTCGCTCTCGAGCGCGTCGGCTTCGCCCAGTAACAGGGCCAGTGCGTCGGGGTAGGAAATCATGGGTGGAGCGTAACAAAGAAATGTAGGAGCCGATTCATCGGCGAATAGGGAATGTGGGAGCCGATTCATCGGCGAAAAGCCAACGAAGCGGCGAAGAAGTAACGCCCCATCGCCGATGAACCGCCCCCACAAAACCAGTGTCATGCCAGCTTGCGTGACGCCTCCTGCACGGCGGCCGGGCGGTAGGCGTGGAACGCCACCGTGGCCGAGGCGCGGCCCTGACTCAACGAGCGCAGTGCCGTGCTGTAGCCCTCGAGCTGGGCAAGCGGCACGTCGGCTTCAATCTCCGTACGCTCCTGCGTATCGGTCAGGTTGACGATCTGGCCACCACGACGCTGCAGGTCGCCCAGCAGATCGCCGACCGCTGATCCCGGCGAACTCACCGAAACGCGCATCACCGGCTCCAGCAAGACGGTACCTGTCGCTTCCAGCGCCGACTTCACACCGATCTGCGCAGCACGGTGGAAGGCCATCTCGTTCGAGTCCACCGCATGGGCCTGGCCATCCGTGACCACGACATGCGCACCGACTACCGGGTATCCACGCGGACCTTCGAGCAGGGCCGACAAGGCACCCTTCTCCACCGCCGGCTGGAACGACTTGGGAATCACGCCGCCGGTGGTCTTGTCCTCGAAGCGATTGCTGTCCTCGCCCGTCGGCGTGACCGAAAGCACCACGCGTGCGTACTGGCCACTGCCGCCGGTCTGTTTGGCGACCTTGCCTTCCACGGAGCCCGACGGCGATGCCGGGGTTTCCTGGTAGGCCACGCGCGGCGATCCAGTACGTACCTGCACGCCCCACTCGCGGCGCAGGCGTTCCACCATCACTTCCAGATGGAGTTCGCCCATGCCCCAGACCAGCGTCTCGCCGGTGTCCGGGTCGGTGCCCACGCGGAAGGACGGATCCTCCTGCGCCAGGCGCGCGAGCCCGTTGCCGAGCTTGAGCAGGTCGGCCGAACGTTCGGGCGAAAGCCGCCACGACAGCACGGCTGGCTGGGCCTGGATCGTTTCCAGACGCAGCGGATGCTGCGCATCGGCCAGCGTTTCGCCCGTTGCGACATCCTTCCAGCCTGCGATCGCGACGATGTCACCTGCCTCCGCGGCTTCGACCGCTTCGGTATCTTCCGCACGCACGACAGCGAGACGACCGACGCGCTGCACGCGATCCGTACCGCTACGCCAAACCGCGTCGCCCACATGCAGGCGACCCGAGTACACGCGGACGAAAGCCAGCGGACCGTGAGCCTGGTTGACCACCTTGAACACCAGCGCAGCGAGCGGCGCGTCGGCATCGGGCGCGACGGCGACGTCACCGTCGTCGGTGTGCGCGACGACAGCGGGACGATCGAGCGGCGAAGGCAGGTAGGCGACGAAAGCATCGAGCAAGGGCTCGATACCGACGTTACGGAACGCCGAGCCCGGCAACACCGGCGAACCGGCGCGCGCGAGGGTGCCGCGACGCAGCGCAGCCGTCAGCGTGGCCGCGTCGATCGGCTGATCGGCGAGCCAGAGTTCAGCGAGTGCTTCGTCACGGTCTGCCACGGCGGCCACGAGTTCGGCGCGCGCGTCCGCGTGGGTCGCGCGCTCCGCAGCGTCCCAGGTGTGGATGCTCGGCGTCCCGGCATCGTCGAAGCGCCAGATGCGCTCGCCAACGAGGTCGACCAGACCGGTCATGTGTTCACCTTCGACGATCGGGCGCGCGACCACCCACGGATTCGCACCGAGCTTGTCGCGCATCTGCGCGACGACGGCATCGAAGTCCGCACCGGGGCGATCCATCTTGTTGACGAAGGCCATCAGCGGCACGCCATGACGGCGCGCCTGGTGCCAGACGGTTTCCGATTGCGGCTGCACGCCGGCGACGCCGGAGAACACGGTGACCGCGCCGTCGAGCACGCGCAGGGAACGCTCCACCTCGATGGCGAAGTCGATGTGTCCCGGCGTGTCGATCAGGGTCAGGCGATGCGGCTGGCCGCCGTCGGGCGTCCAGTTGGCGCGCACGGCCGCGGCGCCAATCGTGATGCCACGCTCGCGCTCGAGTTCCATGTGGTCGGTAGTGGTCGCGCCATCGTGCACTTCACCGGTGCGATGGATCGTGCCGGTCTTGTAGAGCAGGCGTTCGGTGAGCGTGGTTTTGCCGGCATCGACGTGCGCAATGATGCCGAGGTTGCGCCAACGGCTGACGGGAATGCGGGTTTCGCGCGGGGTGGTACTCATGGCTAACGGTTCCTGATGGGGTCGCCAGGGGCTCGATACATCGTCGAGCGAGGCACTCCCCGATCCTGTTACCGCCGCCCCTGGCTGAGCGGGACGGTCAGGATCGAGGGTCGCGGCTGTTCTTCATGGCACGTTGCTCCGGTGAGGGCTTGCAAGATTGAATAGAGAAAATCGGGACAAAAAAAAGCACCCTTGCGGGTGCTTTTCGTAGTCCTCGAGGCCGGCGCGTCGTTACGGGAACGACACTCCGCCAGGCATGGGACGCGCGCACCCGCGACGCGCCCATGGGGCGATCAGTGTGACGAACATCAAATCATGCTTGCAGCGGAACATGGCCGGGCTCTCTGGGTGAGGGGGAGATGCTACGCCCGGCCGGTGAGGGCCGGCAAGGGCGTCGCGTCTTCGCTGGACCCTAAGTTAGGGAGGGTCTGGCGTGTTTCAAGGGGGGCGCATTGTGTGGGAGCCGCTTTCTGTGGGAGCCGCTTCAGCGGCGATAGCGCCGGTCGAAATTAAAGAAGTTTCATTTCCCGTATCCCCCGAAGGGATCACACTTCCCGCAGCCCCCACCCGGAGTCCCCCATGCGCTATGTGAAACTCGGCCGCACCGGCCTCGACATCTCCCCGCTCGTCCTGGGCTGCATGACCTACGGCGTGCCCGACCGCGGCAACCACGCGTGGACGCTGGACGAAGAAGCGAGCCGCCCGTTCATTCGCAAGGCCCTCGATCTCGGCATCAACTTCTTCGACACCGCGAATGCCTATTCGGACGGTACGTCGGAAGAAATTGTCGGCCGCGCCCTGAAAGACTTCGCGCGACGCGATGAAGTCGTCATCGCCACGAAGACGTTCTTCCACTGGCGCAAGGGACCGAACGGCGGCGGCCTGTCGCGCAAGGCGATCTTCCATTCCGTCGACGACAGCCTCGCGCGTCTCGGCACGGATTACATCGACTTACTGCAGATCCATCGTGCGGATCACACCACGCCGATCGAGGAAACCCTCGAAGCGCTGCATGACCTGGTCAAGGCAGGCAAGGTGCGTTACCTGGGCGCCTCGTCCATGTTTGCCTGGCAGTTCGCGAAGATGATCTACACCTCGCGCCTGCACGGCTGGACCGAGTTCGTCAGCATGCAGGACCACTACAACCTGCTCCAGCGCGAGGAAGAGCGGGAGATGATTCCGTTCTGTGAGGACCAGCGTATCGCGGTATTGCCGTGGAGCCCGCTGGCACGTGGCCGCCTCACGCGCGACTGGGACCAGAGCAGCAACCGGCAGGAAAACGACGTCTTCGGAAAGACCCTCTACAACGCCACCGAGGATTCGGATCGCGCGATCGTCGAGGCCGTGAAGAAGGTCGCTGACGAACGCGGTGTGCCACGCGCGCAGGTCGCCCTGTCCTGGGTCGCCCATCGTTCCGGTGTCACCGCCCCTATCGTCGGTGCGTCGAAGCCGCATCATCTGGACGACGCCGTGGCAGCGATTGACCTGGTCCTCTCCGAGGAAGAAACAGCGACCCTCGAGAAGGCCTACGCGCCTCACCCCGTCGAAGGGTTCGAGTAATACCGGCCGCCCGCTGAGGTAGGAGCCGATTTATCGGCGATCCCGCGGCAGCGGGCCAGGGTGAAGCAAGCACCCTATCGCCGATGAATCGGCTCCTATCCGACGCACGGGTCGGCCTTGACATGTGTGTATATGCACGATCATGATCGACCCATGACCTCCCGTATCGACCTGTGCAACTGCTTCGCCGCCCGTCAGGCCGCCCGTGCGATCACGCGGACCTACGAGCGGCATCTGGCGCCCTCCGGGCTGACCAGTTCGCAGTTCACCCTTCTGGTGCTGCTGGAAGA
Proteins encoded in this window:
- a CDS encoding aldo/keto reductase — protein: MRYVKLGRTGLDISPLVLGCMTYGVPDRGNHAWTLDEEASRPFIRKALDLGINFFDTANAYSDGTSEEIVGRALKDFARRDEVVIATKTFFHWRKGPNGGGLSRKAIFHSVDDSLARLGTDYIDLLQIHRADHTTPIEETLEALHDLVKAGKVRYLGASSMFAWQFAKMIYTSRLHGWTEFVSMQDHYNLLQREEEREMIPFCEDQRIAVLPWSPLARGRLTRDWDQSSNRQENDVFGKTLYNATEDSDRAIVEAVKKVADERGVPRAQVALSWVAHRSGVTAPIVGASKPHHLDDAVAAIDLVLSEEETATLEKAYAPHPVEGFE
- a CDS encoding molybdopterin molybdotransferase MoeA — translated: MISYPDALALLLGEADALESERVDIDAVSGRFLASDIVSPHALPGFDNAAMDGFAVRAPGEAIAAGSTYLVGAMHAAGDDTDDYPDAEACEIATGARMPARFDTVVPVERAERQGDRVRFVADERRGQNVRRAGSDIDAGTVALTAMRRVDPAAIMLLAALGIAQVDVVRRPRVAIINTGSELNPGGPLPLAGIHDSNGPFLASSLARWGVEATGRTRVADHGDAFYLAVRDALAAHADLIVTTGAVSAGRFDFVPAALASLGARELFHKVAIRPGKPLLAACFDRGPLVVALPGNPIAVAVGYRFFVAPVLRAMAGLAPEQPRRARLDVAPSTREGLQYFGLGEFAHDEGGHPIVRMTPAQAAYRILPYTQANVWWSAVEGRVDSVDTWPLDPTDAS
- the mobA gene encoding molybdenum cofactor guanylyltransferase is translated as MIIGLILAGGLSSRMGEDKALMEVDGVTMLDRTARTLRGLGVDLVAVSGSRPGGIPDRWAGTGPVGGMASAAAVLPDAELVVVPVDMPRLGAEVLMPLLAQRSLPATRWEGHPLPMRLTLNAGTRDALATLMTLTGRERSVSALQARIGTTTLPLDGLDPLFLANCNTPDEWREANA
- the fusA gene encoding elongation factor G; amino-acid sequence: MSTTPRETRIPVSRWRNLGIIAHVDAGKTTLTERLLYKTGTIHRTGEVHDGATTTDHMELERERGITIGAAAVRANWTPDGGQPHRLTLIDTPGHIDFAIEVERSLRVLDGAVTVFSGVAGVQPQSETVWHQARRHGVPLMAFVNKMDRPGADFDAVVAQMRDKLGANPWVVARPIVEGEHMTGLVDLVGERIWRFDDAGTPSIHTWDAAERATHADARAELVAAVADRDEALAELWLADQPIDAATLTAALRRGTLARAGSPVLPGSAFRNVGIEPLLDAFVAYLPSPLDRPAVVAHTDDGDVAVAPDADAPLAALVFKVVNQAHGPLAFVRVYSGRLHVGDAVWRSGTDRVQRVGRLAVVRAEDTEAVEAAEAGDIVAIAGWKDVATGETLADAQHPLRLETIQAQPAVLSWRLSPERSADLLKLGNGLARLAQEDPSFRVGTDPDTGETLVWGMGELHLEVMVERLRREWGVQVRTGSPRVAYQETPASPSGSVEGKVAKQTGGSGQYARVVLSVTPTGEDSNRFEDKTTGGVIPKSFQPAVEKGALSALLEGPRGYPVVGAHVVVTDGQAHAVDSNEMAFHRAAQIGVKSALEATGTVLLEPVMRVSVSSPGSAVGDLLGDLQRRGGQIVNLTDTQERTEIEADVPLAQLEGYSTALRSLSQGRASATVAFHAYRPAAVQEASRKLA